The following are from one region of the Deltaproteobacteria bacterium genome:
- a CDS encoding (Fe-S)-binding protein produces MKDEPKQPVGLARVKKWLYAKGLDERSSGCVLCGSCYGHGPANPYEDVPGPKEKCPPYEFYKFQRHTPKSRWLMAQRVFHGLDPITPELKEVINGCTNCLMCQELCGVRGDGYGPWDITVAMREEITEREGPDPAHRAIFEGLQKHDNPWGQTKRGEWANGLSLKKLGESTATTLLFAGCSADRDSGRAGAVALAKLMRAAGENFAILGAEEKCCGLYAFDLGFRGEYERLKANNLEGLQRAGVEKVVVACGSCQRIWREYAKDGGAQLKILHGVEFVEQAIAAGRLKFYKAINKKVTYHDSCHLGRGCGVYEPPRKVLRAIPGIELVEMPRNQRWSWCCGGGGGVPEADPELAQFTATDRLREAQATGAELVLTSSALCQRSFGDLKARPLPVQDLLEFVAQAL; encoded by the coding sequence GTGAAAGACGAACCCAAGCAACCTGTCGGACTCGCCAGAGTCAAGAAGTGGCTCTATGCCAAAGGGCTGGACGAGCGCAGCTCGGGCTGCGTTTTGTGCGGCTCTTGCTATGGACATGGGCCGGCGAATCCCTACGAAGACGTCCCGGGGCCAAAAGAGAAATGCCCGCCCTACGAGTTCTATAAGTTTCAACGCCACACGCCCAAGTCGCGCTGGTTGATGGCGCAGCGGGTTTTTCACGGACTCGATCCGATCACGCCGGAGCTAAAAGAAGTCATCAACGGCTGCACCAATTGTCTCATGTGCCAGGAGCTGTGCGGCGTGCGCGGCGATGGTTATGGGCCGTGGGATATTACTGTTGCGATGCGCGAAGAAATTACTGAACGCGAAGGGCCAGACCCGGCGCATCGCGCGATTTTTGAGGGTTTGCAAAAGCACGATAATCCTTGGGGACAAACCAAGCGCGGTGAGTGGGCGAATGGATTGAGTCTAAAAAAGTTGGGCGAAAGTACGGCCACGACTTTATTGTTTGCCGGCTGCTCAGCGGACCGCGATAGCGGCCGCGCCGGTGCGGTGGCGTTAGCGAAACTCATGCGTGCTGCCGGCGAAAATTTCGCCATTCTCGGCGCCGAGGAAAAATGCTGCGGCTTGTATGCTTTCGATCTCGGCTTTCGCGGCGAGTACGAGCGGCTCAAGGCAAATAATCTAGAAGGCTTGCAACGCGCTGGCGTTGAGAAAGTCGTCGTTGCCTGCGGCAGTTGCCAGCGCATCTGGCGCGAGTACGCCAAGGACGGAGGAGCGCAACTCAAAATCCTGCATGGCGTGGAGTTTGTCGAGCAAGCGATCGCTGCCGGCCGGCTGAAATTTTACAAGGCAATCAATAAAAAAGTTACCTATCACGACTCGTGCCATCTTGGACGCGGCTGCGGTGTCTACGAGCCGCCGCGGAAAGTTTTGCGCGCGATTCCTGGCATTGAACTGGTCGAGATGCCGCGCAATCAGCGTTGGTCGTGGTGTTGCGGCGGCGGTGGCGGCGTGCCGGAGGCCGACCCTGAACTGGCTCAGTTCACCGCCACGGATCGGCTGCGCGAAGCGCAGGCCACGGGCGCCGAGCTCGTTTTAACCTCGAGCGCGCTTTGCCAGCGCTCTTTCGGCGATCT